In Sporichthya polymorpha DSM 43042, a genomic segment contains:
- a CDS encoding RNA polymerase sigma factor, with the protein MEDLIHNSDRQRRDDVRAPALSADEHARVRAVLYLNGLRGADLDDAAQDVAVRMVEHAPGVASRNAWACAVATRIALDRHRSRRRGTAALARLRLHGTGSYSDPDIALRESVRAALRKLDPDLRATVVLRYYADLPVGEIAVLLGIAEGTVKSRLHRAAAFLRLELGNA; encoded by the coding sequence ATGGAAGACCTGATCCACAACTCCGACCGGCAGCGGCGGGATGACGTGAGAGCACCGGCGTTGAGTGCGGACGAGCATGCCCGGGTCCGCGCGGTTCTGTACCTGAACGGCCTTCGTGGCGCCGATCTCGACGATGCGGCGCAGGACGTCGCCGTGCGCATGGTCGAGCACGCCCCCGGCGTGGCCAGTCGCAACGCGTGGGCGTGCGCCGTGGCCACCCGGATCGCCCTCGACCGTCACCGGTCCCGCCGGCGGGGCACAGCGGCCCTGGCGCGTCTGCGCCTCCACGGTACGGGCAGCTACAGCGACCCCGACATCGCGCTTCGCGAGTCCGTGCGGGCGGCCTTGCGCAAGCTCGATCCAGATCTCCGGGCGACCGTCGTGCTGCGCTACTACGCCGACCTCCCGGTCGGCGAGATCGCTGTGCTCCTCGGCATCGCTGAGGGCACGGTCAAGTCCCGGCTTCACCGAGCCGCCGCCTTCCTTCGACTCGAACTGGGGAACGCATGA
- a CDS encoding metal-sensitive transcriptional regulator, producing MKPDETTQHSYTDDKAAYLKRLRRVEGQVRGIARMIEDDNYCIDILTQVSAATSALESVALRLLEDHLRHCVVHAAAEGGAVADAKVAEATAAIKRLVRS from the coding sequence ATGAAGCCTGACGAAACGACTCAGCACAGCTACACAGACGACAAAGCCGCATACCTCAAACGCCTGCGCCGCGTGGAAGGTCAGGTGCGCGGGATCGCGCGGATGATCGAGGATGACAACTACTGCATCGACATCCTCACTCAGGTATCGGCTGCGACCAGTGCCCTGGAATCGGTGGCACTTCGCCTTCTTGAGGACCACCTCCGACACTGCGTCGTCCATGCCGCAGCCGAGGGCGGGGCAGTGGCCGACGCGAAGGTCGCGGAAGCAACCGCCGCGATCAAGCGCCTGGTCAGATCCTGA
- a CDS encoding heavy-metal-associated domain-containing protein: MALTKYRVEGMTCGHCVAAVTAELRELPGVEDVKVDLVPDGLSTVVVTSETAPELGQVRAAVDEAGYVVVEALT; encoded by the coding sequence GTGGCTCTCACGAAGTATCGTGTCGAGGGAATGACCTGCGGCCACTGCGTTGCCGCCGTCACAGCCGAGCTGCGCGAGCTGCCCGGCGTGGAAGACGTCAAGGTCGACCTGGTCCCGGACGGGCTCTCGACAGTCGTCGTGACTAGCGAGACCGCCCCGGAACTGGGCCAGGTACGTGCCGCCGTCGACGAAGCGGGCTACGTCGTGGTGGAAGCGCTGACCTGA